In Pangasianodon hypophthalmus isolate fPanHyp1 chromosome 29, fPanHyp1.pri, whole genome shotgun sequence, one genomic interval encodes:
- the zdhhc18b gene encoding palmitoyltransferase ZDHHC18-B: MTVLLPYKEAMKSCEYQQIDPHALSTPAPGHTPAPPRPCQEKQQQQQQPRRLKRKWEVFPGKNRFYCDGRIMVARQSGVLPLTMGLILVTSGLFFVFDCPFLVKHLTGCIPVIGAVLFVFVVISLLQTSFTDPGILPRATPEEAADIEKQIDNPNGCTSSYRPPPRTKEVVINQQVVKLKYCFTCKIFRPPRTSHCSLCDNCVERFDHHCPWVGNCVGKRNYRFFYMFIVSLSFLTAFIFGCVTTHLALRSQGGNGLVFALQASPASAIELVVCFFSVWSILGLSGFHTYLVAANLTTNEDIKGSWSGKSGNDETGNPYSYNNIFKNCCSVLCGPMPPSLIDRRGFVSLEDVVHAGPTEIGFPAAKNDINMVGRVSVTGHAPLPISSTLTFQQSPLHIQSHSTA, translated from the exons ATGACAGTTCTCCTACCCTACAAGGAAGCCATGAAAAGCTGTGAATATCAACAGATAGATCCTCATGCACTGTCTACACCAGCACCTGGACACACACCGGCTCCTCCGCGTCCTTGCcaggagaagcagcagcagcagcagcagcccaGGCGGCTCAAGAGGAAATGGGAAGTGTTTCCGGGAAAGAATCGCTTTTACTGTGATGGTCGGATCATGGTGGCACGTCAGAGTGGTGTTCTTCCTCTCACCATGGGGCTCATCCTCGTCACCAGCGGCTTGTTTTTCGTGTTTGA TTGTCCTTTCCTGGTCAAACACCTGACCGGCTGCATCCCGGTGATCGGAGCAGTCCTTTTCGTGTTTGTGGTCATCTCTCTTCTTCAGACCAGCTTCACGGACCCTGGCATTCTTCCTAGGGCAACACCTGAGGAGGCAGCCGACATCGAGAAACAGATTG aTAACCCCAACGGTTGTACCTCATCCTATCGCCCCCCTCCTCGCACCAAGGAGGTCGTTATCAACCAGCAGGTCGTTAAGCTAAAGTACTGCTTCACCTGCAAGATCTTCCGGCCGCCGCGCACCTCCCACTGCAGCTTATGTGACAACTGTGTGG aGAGGTTTGACCACCATTGCCCCTGGGTAGGAAACTGCGTAGGAAAGCGCAACTATCGCTTCTTCTACATGTTCATCGTCTCGCTGTCCTTTCTTACCGCCTTCATCTTCGGCTGTGTGACCACGCACCTGGCTCTGA GGTCACAAGGAGGAAACGGGTTGGTTTTTGCACTCCAAGCAAGTCCTGCCAG TGCAATAGAGCTAGTGGTTTGCTTCTTTTCAGTTTGGTCTATTTTAGGCCTCTCAGGTTTCCATACGTACCTGGTTGCTGCTAATCTCACCACAAACGAGGAT aTTAAAGGTTCCTGGTCAGGGAAAAGTGGGAACGATGAAACTGGGAATCCTTACAGTtataacaacatttttaaaaactgttgcTCAGTGCTCTGTGGGCCCATGCCTCCCAG TTTGATAGATAGAAGAGGCTTTGTGTCGTTGGAGGACGTTGTCCACGCTGGTCCCACAGAGATTGGGTTTCctgctgcaaaaaatgacatcaacaTGGTAGGACGTGTGTCTGTAACGGGTCATGCTCCTCTCCCCATTTCTTCTACCCTAACCTTTCAGCAGTCTCCCCTTCACATTCAGAGCCACTCTACAGCCTGA